DNA from Pelodiscus sinensis isolate JC-2024 chromosome 1, ASM4963464v1, whole genome shotgun sequence:
ACTTTTACAATGCAGTCAGTTTGCACATGGAAAACAACGGTTTGCATGAAATTGTTCCCGGGGCTTTTCTTGGGCTGCAGCTGGTAAAACGTTTGCATATAAACAACAATAAGATCAAATCGTTCAGGAAGCAGACTTTCCTGGGGCTGGACGATCTGGAATATCTCCAGGCAGATTTTAATTTATTAAGGGATATTGACCCGGGAGCATTTAGGGATTTAAACAAGCTGGAGGTGCTGATTTTAAATGACAACCTCATCAGCACCTTACCTGCCAACGTGTTTCAGTATGTGCCGAtcacccacctcgacctccggggaaACCGACTGAAAACCTTGCCTTATGAGGAAGTCCTGGAGCAGATCCCAGGCATTGCTGAGATTCTGCTGGAGGATAACCCATGGGACTGCACTTGTGATCTGCTATCCCTGAAGGAGTGGCTGGAAAACATACCCAAAAATGCTTTGATCGGCCGAGTCATTTGTGAAGCTCCTACGAGGTTGCAGGGCAAAGATTTGAATGAGACCTCAGAGCAAGAGCTGTGCAGGAAAAACAGAGTGGATTCTAGTCTAGCTGCTCCCCCTGCCGAAGAGGAAACCTGTGATCCTGGTCCCATTCCAACCCCCTTCAAAATACACGGCAAAGAAGATCCTGCCACTACCGGATCTGCTCCAAACGGAGGTACAAAAATCCCAGTCAACTGGCAAATCAAGACCCGACCCACAGCTGCGGTTTCCACAATGAGCGTGAAGAACAAGCTACCGGCTAGCATGCCCTGCCCGGAGATTTGTAGCTGTGATCAGATCCCTGGCTCGGGTTTAAAGGTTAATTGCAACGAAAGAAATGTGAGCAGCTTGGTGGCTTTGAAGCCCAAGCCGTCCAATGTGCAGGAGCTGTTTCTGAGAGACAACAAAATACACACCATCAGGAAATCCCACTTTCTGGATTACCGGAAACTTAACCTATTGGATCTGGGGAACAACAACATCGCGACTGTGGAGAACAACACCTTCAAGAACCTGTTCGAGCTCCGGTGGCTCTACATGGATAGCAACTACTTGGACACGCTGTCCCGCGAGAAATTCACAGGGCTGCAAAACCTGGAGTATCTGAACGTGGAGTTTAACGAGATCCAGCTGATTCAGCCCGGCACCTTCAATGCAATGCCCAAGCTCCGTGTCCTAATCCTGAACAacaacctcctgaggtccctcCCTGTCGATGTGTTCGCGGGGGTCTCGCTTTCCAAGCTGAGTATACACAATAACTATTTCATGTACCTCCCCGTGGCGGGGGTGCTGGACCAGCTCACTTCCATCACCCAGATAGATTTACATGGCAACCCCTGGGACTGCTCCTGCCCCATTGTGCCTTTCAAGCAGTGGGCAGAGCTGCTGCGCCCCAAGGTGGTCATGAGCGACCTGAGGTGTGAATCCCCAGAAGATTTCTTCAAGGAGGACTTCGAGTCCCTCTCCAACGACGTCATTTGCCCGCAGCTCAAAATCTCGCCCACCGCCAGTTCCAATAGCAAAAACAGCACGGGATTGGCAGAGACAGGGACTCACGCCAACTCCTACCTAGAGACCAGCCGGGTCTCCATTTCGGTGCTGGTCCCAGGACTCCTGCTGGTCTTTGTCACCTCCGCCTTCACAGTGGTTGGCATGCTCGTGTTTATCCTGAGGAACAGAAAGCGCTCCAAGCGGAGGGACGCCAACTCCTCTGCCTCGGAAATCAATTCCTTACAGACAGTCTGCGATTCGTCCTACTGGCACAACGGCCCCTACAATGCAGACGGAGCCCATAGGGTGTATGACTGTGGCTCCCATTCGCTATCAGACTAAGAGCTGGGGccggagagggggggaaaaaaccaagtaGGAAATCAATTCAAGTTCGCAGCGAGCAAGCAACTCAGTGGTTAAAGCGTCCCTGAGCTGCGCATTGCTGGCTCGCCTGCTAACGTCACTGCTCCACACCGATCAGGGACGGTTCTGAACCTCTGCTCCCTTCCGTGCACATAACACCCCCGGGCGCGCAAAAGCCAACGCTGCGGCGTATTTCAGTGAGCGAAGGCCGGGGCTTTCCACGCACCCTTTCAAGGTAGCCCCACTGAAGCGGTGCTTCGGGCATCGGACTGCGCATTGCCCTAGCGTGCAATGGAAAGCCAGGAGCCACTTGGTGCAAGTCTTGCAGGGGGCCCCATTGTTTTGCGGATTAGCCCCATGTGGGcgggcgaggggggagggaacccagCTGGTGGCCTCCTCCCCCCCGATAACGCAGCGAGAGTGAAACGTTGCACGAAGGCATGAATGTAATGTAAATAGACGACtgattaaaacaaacacaaacagtgCTGCATGGCTCGCATGGATACAACGCACCCCAAGGACGCTCCTCCAACACCCAACTGGAAACAGCGTCTAGTTCACACCACCATCCCTCTTACCTGATAAGTCCCATCGTATCAAACTTTCTATATACAAAATACAGTATGATAATAAAAAAGTGCCATTTCGCCATATTTTGTGTGATCGGTAGGCAGTAGATAGAGATCGTACTTTTACTGTGGAAACAAATGTAAAGCTTTTCTTTAAGGCATATTTGCATGGATAGTCTCATTGGTTCATTTtctgagttggggggaggggatttacTTTGTTGGGCGAAGTTTTGTTTTTGGTTCGGTTAccgcttttttctttttaaatatacacCTCCAGCAATGCCTTTCCACCTGAATGTAAAATTTAGTACCCTTGATTTCTATTATGGTAACCGTGTAAACATTAAAGAGAAATCCGAGGCAGTTAAGCATGACCAATTAATGTCACTCGAGTGCTTAGGCTGCAGAGTTTAATGGTAGACAATTCTGTGCTGTTGTAAATCTTACTCTAACTTGAGGAAATCAGAACTGAGGAAGCAAGTGAAACTTACTAATTCTATTCGAGGATTTTATAATGGCATATTTTTTCAGTATTAAAGTGAAAATGTTTTCAACTCCGGGTCCTTACCATTTTTCCAGCACCAGTTTTTGCAAGAGCTTTGTCTGGTTCAGGGGGTAATATTCTGCTTTCAAGTCTGAGTATCTCTCgctttctctcttccccatcgCACCAGCCTCCTCAAAATGTAAATACCACACAACACTTCTTCTCTGGTTTTTAATGCATCAGTGAATTCCTTTATTAATACAGAGCatctcgctgctgctgctgctgctgctgcacacacTGCAGATATATTAGAAGTGCAAGTGGAAATTGGAGTTAATTGATTCTGTCTCATTAAGCCGAGTCTAGATTTCACTGCTCAGCATTTTAGACCCACACGCTGTCCCGGTGACTGGCAGCCGTGTCTGCTACTGGCTTGAGTAGCTGCCGGGAACAGGGAAACTAATTAACCAAGGGACTTTCCCATTCCCGGCCCCAGTAGCTGAGACTTTTAGTATTAACACTTGAACTAAATACACGTAGGCGGATGCTGTCCAACCTCAAACGGATCTCCTTTGATTCCTTCCTTTTATTAGGCCGTGTACCTTCCCTAAATGATACATGTAAAGATAGGAGGCCGGGGCAAACCAATTGTAACTCAAAGCTCAAGTCCcaggggaaagaagaaaaaaaatctgtcatgtTGCTTCTGGCTTTCTCCAGGCAGAGAATCCTTTTAAAGATTAACACACTGTAAGGTACGAGCTAACCTGCTAATACTGATTCAGTAGACTTTATAGGAAATGTCCACCTTTGGAATATGTGGTGGGAAAACAGACACGGTTTTAAACCCATACATAGTGCAGCTGATACATACCCATTTTACAGTGGTAGAAGCCTAACAACTATTCTAGCATATTTTAAGTGAGGCAGATAGTTCTTCTGACCTACGATCATTGTTATGGAAGGATGAGTAGCTTCCTACAAGAGGTCTGATATTTTCTTTCATATGGTTTGTACTAAGTTTTCGTAAtacaatactttaaaaaaacccattacATCAGGGGCCTtcactatttctgatcacttctCCTTTGCTATAATGATTGTTCTGCCAGAACATCCTGTGTTACACAATATGATGCAGCAGAGTCACCAGAGTCATTTGAATGTATACATctcagtttatttttttaaaaagtttaaaaggtGTTTAAATGTGAATTAAAACACCTCTTTATGAGGACATCAGCTTCAGTTAACAGAGGATACAGCAGGCCTTCCTGAATAATGTTGGGTTGTAATACAATCAGTAAAAACTATGAGGAtttctatggcaccttaaagactaacacatttatttgggtataaggtTTTGTGGGATAGGGCCTTCTTTGTCCATCCTACAAAGTTTATgcacaaataaatgtgttagtctttaagctgtCACAGTCTTTAAGCTACTCACTcattttgttgaaacagactaacacaagtATACCTATGAAACTCACCACTAGAATTTGTTCCCCAAAGTGAGAGGAATTAATTGGTGCCAATTTAAAAGtaatagttttttaaaataaattacatatTGACCAGTATATAAGGAAGATCTCCAAGTTGCTTTAAAAAAGAAGTATAAAAATGCAGAAATAAGTTTAAAATAATTGATGGGCAAGAAGTATATCTTTCTTGATTATAGGTATattatatagacacacacataaTAAAAATGGTATCACACTattattaatatatatttattgCATAGATTTTTGTTTTCTGACTTTTAGAAGATCTGTATAACTCTAGAAGTCATCTGTGGTATGTGACGTATGTTGCTTCCAGTTGAATCACTCTTCAATTAAccaaaataaaagatatttcagcAGGACCAGATGGAAAAAGTAGAAAAGATGTAGATCTCTTGTTTAGTCCTATAgcttaaaacagaatattttctgCTTGCTGTGTAGCTAAGAATAGCCTAGAACTTAATCTGTTGCCATAGAAATATGTGTTTGTATATATGATAACCTTTTTCTTGCCTATTTAACAGAAAGATGAATGAAGTTATCTAGTAGCAATATGGTAATATAGTGAATGGATGATACTTCCCCGCACAGATgcatatatttatattattttgttaatttttcaCCTGTAGTAACAAGGTATTTTAATAATTTGATAATGGAATGTTTCATATGCAACTTGTAAGCTCAGGGAATAGCAGCTCATCTTCAGTGGGAGCTATATAAGATCCTatgtgaaaaaaaaagaaaaggactaGGCTGCTAGTCCTTAGTAGGGCAAATCTTCTGCTGACCTtaaagggtgggattttcaaaagtgcttagcgTAGGACTAATTATGCCTCCACCGAAGTCAGTGATAAAATACTCATTATCAACAATGAGAGCAAACTTCGGCCAGCATTGAAAGCCTTTTGAAAACCCAACTCCAAGTGTCTAGTGAGACCCCAGGTTTCTAGAGAAGATTTGATAGACTTTGTATGTACAAAAGTTTTTCCTGTATTGTGTCTTCAGAAACCTATTATTTAAGTGAGATCTCTTTATAGCTTGATCCGTGACATTGTAAGGTGTAGagatttaattatattatttagCACAGTTAGTATTTGGTTTggtttgtatatttttatttatgtataaTGCACATCCCAATAGTTTAAAATTATTATTGAGATCAACAGAGCATCATATTGATGCTTAAACAGATTTGTGTAAATATAATGGACCATATTGTCTGGCTCAATTCCATttccacagcacaactggtgtaTAAAGCCACCACAGATTACACAATATCTCCACAGCTGTTGATTCTCCTGGCATAAGGAAATCTCTTGGGGATAAAGAGCTGGCTCTCTGGATCCTATGCCAGTTTCCCTTCAGCTCTCATTTTAGGGGATATATCACACTTCAGCAATCTCCAGGTGGCATATGGGTCTCTGAAAGTCAGTATATTCCTTCTAGGCCATGCTAAACTGTACTGGAGCTacctccatggccactgcagttcAAAGCCACCTCTCTGATGATCCCTATTTTTCTTATACTAAATGGTTCTAGACCCAAGAAAGAATGTGGGCCAATGTGGAGGTGCTGcaattaatataatataatataatataatataatataatataatataatataatataatataatataatataatataatataatataatataatataatataatataactaAGTCTAGCAATTGAGGAATCATTCTTTGACCATTCAGCTAGTGATACAGTGCTTACATTGTTAATTTACTGTTAACTCAAATTATAAGCTAGTATTTAGCTCAACTATTCAACAGATTGAGAAACTGCCATCACATTACCTTATAATTACCGGGGAAAATGCATAGAGTGCTTAATAGCACCCCTATGAATAGGGTACCCTATGAATAAGGTTTGTACCTTGACAGTTCATATTGCACATTACTGAGTGGCTTCAACTATCTgtcaaaaatattgaaatatttgtgagtgtttatttaaattattcttcTGATCTAAAATACAGGAGCTGATCTTCCCAGAAAACATGAGATCCATGTATAGAACACTTGCTGGATCAAATTGGCATTTGGCAGTGGAGAAAAGAGCAGAAATACACAGCAGAATTCTATGAGAATCTGAGTCTCTTGAAAAGGGCTGAGTGCTGTCAGCTCTCTTTGGATCTGGTGGCGCTGATAGGTCTCAACACCTAGCATTTGTCCCATAACCTGAGCACTGGATTCATTTTTCTCTTATAAATAGTTAATGGGCCTGATAGTGCAATTCTTTCTCAGTCCCATTAAAGCCAGAAAACAAATACTGTTAAATGCTATTGAGCACTCACAATTCCCAAAGATTTCCACTGAGGTTTCTGATCTTCAgcagcacctctcaggctttgGCTTACCAGGACTTGTGACTGAATAAAGACTGTAGTAATCGGTTCAATATGATTGCAATGTTCTTCATATGCAGTGGTGGGACCTCATCAGTATGGATTGCTCATTAGAACATGACAGCCCTGAAATTctgacttttaaaaatcaaatattatGGGATTAATACTCTGTATTGATTTCAGTACAGACTTCTATAGCAAAGATGGTTAGCCACAGCTGAAGAGTGCAACAGGGCAGGGATAATATTGTGGGTACCAGTGGGGAATTTAAGGTAGAATGAATTGTTGAATTACTTCTGAAAGTAATTGCCTTAAAGCAGCGCACAGGAGTAGTGAGTTCTAGTCCTGACTTTGCTTCTGACCTGTGAGATGAACTGATAacagtcatttaatctctctatTTTCCTTCCTATATCATCTTAGATTGTTAGCTCTTTGGGGTAGTACCTGCATCTTAGTGGATGTCGGTCTCAGTGGGACTCTGATCTTGTCTGGAGCACTACTgtaatgtaaataataaataacaatcaTTGAAATGTGAGATGGAGGCTTGGGATGGAAAATATAATGCACACTAAAATAAAGCTATTTCTGGTTGAAGGCACCAATTTCTTCCTGATTTCTATAGTTTATTAGGCTGGACAAATAGAGGCTTTAGAAAGAAATATTtagcatatttttcttttttgttgaaTTTCCTTTTGTGCTCTATGTTTATTTAGATTCAATCTCAtctcttatgcaaataaagtgatGAGGTGGATGATGACAGGGCCTTTGAGATAGGATTCAGATGGCATGACCAAGAGGTAGCTGACAACAGATTGGATTTTTCATTTGGACAATGATTGAATACTATTATTAGTAAAAGTTAACATCAATGGAATAGAACACAGGAAAATGGTCTTCTGTTTCTACATAAAAGATAAGGCAACACTGGGATTCTTATTGGGGCCCACTGCTTCTGTGACAAAGTGAAATTGCAATGGCTTAATTTCTTTTTACTGTGTGATTGACGCTGGTGTCACAGACACTGATGTAAAATAGGAGTATCTCCAAAGATGTCAGCTGAGTTTTAGTCATGAAACCAATGCAAGTGTGATTTGAGTTAATATGTTTTAACATTACTAATATTCATTTGCTGCATTCTGAATGTCCTTAAGTATCATGACATTGACCCTGTGCAACTCCATGGATGTAACTGAGTTGAAAAAATTAGCTTATTAAAGGGCATGTCATCTATGACATACACTTTTAAAAGTGTATATTTATGAACTGTCTGGTTTCTGACTGTTTTACGTTGTTGTCTGAATAAGGATCATCCTAGCATTTCTCTCATATAATGGGCTGTTAGGAACAGCAAGGAATGCATTTCTGGTGTTTGAGAAATTAACGATGAACTTTATGAAATAATGCTGAAAACCAAGTGGCTGAAATAGTGGAAAAGTGCAATAATTCATAAGAAATATATGAATGGGTCTCATATCACTTTTATAACAATTATTTTACAAATCAAAACAAGGAAATCTCTTAGAACTGTGCATTTTGGGGGATTTATTGAAATGGTATAACAGCACCATAGGCCAATCAGAAACTTCCCCTTCTGTGCTACATTATAGGTAAATGCTTAAAACACCTGTTAGACTAAAGACTGCTTTACCTAAAGTGGAATTTATTACTTTTACATTATGAATAAATTTAATATTTTGGCTTCATTGGGAATTGTGTCTCTGTAGCTGTGGGCATAATGCTGGCCTGAAATTGTAATGGTTAGGTTATAAGAGCCCaagtcccattaatttcaatttcAGTTTTGTACgtacaaaaaatatttcattgtatTGGCACTAAGGAGATGTTTGGTTTAGAGATGGGTTTGAGTCACAAAGTCCATATCTATAATCAATTTGCACATTTTATGGAATTGGTTAGATTTTTGTTTGCCATTTTATATTTAGGGGAATGAGCTATACAGTTCAGCTCTGGATCTGAACTTCTCCAAGGAGTGGGACTGATTTTGATGTAGgattttgatgtagtttgtctTTAATTAAAATGCAATGGAAGTATTGTATGTTTTCATTGTTGGTATTATATTATTGACAGTATTGTCAAATAGAAATAATGACCACATTAGCAATTTTACAGTCCAATTACAGTccttcctactgaagtcagtggcagaaaaCCCAGATCAAACACTCAatgcacagaaaaaaacaacaaatggcctggtagcactttatagactaacaaaacatttagacggtatcatgaactttcgtgggcacagcccatttcttcagatgactggagttaagtgggctgtgcccctaaagctcatgataccatctacatgttttgctggtctataaaatgctaccagaccatttgttgcttttttctgtacagactaactcctctaccccctgaagctactcaATGCACAGTATCCTTAAGATTAAACAAttgataaaaaaagaaagaaaaatatttagatGATAGCTGAAGTGTATTTTCAGATATATATCATGATATTTTTGCCAAACCATAAGTAATAAAAAATCTTACATGATTTCTGAGGGCTATAGTTAGTACATGCATGAtggtattatttatttttatttgattatGCCTTTTAAGGTTTCCTTAGGGGGGAAAGaaaaacacttagggtatgtctacactgccaccctagttcgaactagggtggtaatgtaggcacctggagttgcaaatgaagcccgggatttaaatttcccgggcttcatttgcataaagccgggagccaccatttttaaatgtccactagtgcggactccgtgccgcgcggctacacgtggcacggagtctgcactagcagatatttaaaaatggcagcgcccggctttatgcaaatgaagcccgggaaattcaaatcccgggcttcatttgcaactccagttgcctacattgccaccctagttcgaactagggtggtagtgtagacatacccttaacgaGGAAAGAAAGCATTTTTTATTAGGCCTATGCTTTTTGAATTTAATATTTTGTTGTTTCAGGAGATTGGTAATAGgataattttcaaataaaataataataatacgtTGTACCCCAAATATAGCCTTTATCTGTTATAACTTACATTGGTATGCTGTAGCTCTATTGGCATCAGTGGCATTGACTTTGACTTAGAACCATTTATTAACGGTTGTAAAGTGTTTTTATGGGAGGCACTAGGGGAggcactatatatatatagtgctTCCCATAAAAACACTTTACAACCATTAATAAATTTAGCCTCACTTGATTATTTATATTATGGATAGATAATACTTTACATGTATGTATTGATCAATCAATATAGGTATCAATGTAGGATAAAATCCTATCCACCGTGCTCACATGAATCTTGCTAAAATAAATAGGACTACCTGAGGAAGATGAACAGGACTTGGCCCAAGTCCTCTCTAGAACACTAGGTCAAATCCATCCCACATCAGCAACAGTTGAAAGCTTTTACTATGTGATGACTATTTGTGAAACAAGTTGATGGTCTGACTCCAGTCCCCAATCAACACAAGTCTATAGCACACACTAATTAATATCACTACAGTTGACATGAATTGCTGAGTCCTACTGCCATTATCTACAGAGAGACCGAGAATTTGGAGACTGAATCATTTTTTTCAGTCTTGGGTGATCTGGTCCTTTTCAGGGGAGTTCTTTCAATTCTGGTTCAAGTCATGCATGGCCAAATTATCTAAAGTTCTTAATACATTCAGACATATATATGTATCACCATGGTAGATGGTGGTGGTGAGTTTTCTGAAATATGGCACTTGGATTTTTTCAGTGGAATAGCTCCATTAACTTAACACTGCAGTACACTAGCTGATGATCTAGCCAAAAAGGAACAGTTTTGGGCTCCAGGTTAGGGATGAGGTGTACTGTGATGCAGTTTTTCTGTCTGCTCTGTACCTCCTCTGTTGATCAAGAGCAGATGTTTGTATCTAGAACTTTTAATCTAAGACCTTTGAGGGATACTATTAATTCACataaaaaaagtgaaaacatatcaaaataattttaataactACTTTTAATAGGAATTTAGATTCACAGAAATGTCAACTCCAAGGAAGTTATAATGATGGCTGATAATGAAAGTATTATGCTTCCTATCCACCTGTATTAACATTGTAACATATTGCCAATATTACTGGAGAAAACTCCTATTACATAAAATCTAGTCATAAGAAAATTATATGCCTACACCCTTTTCTTGAAAGTAATTTTGAAGTTGTGAAAAGAGGTAGTGGAAATCTTGATTGACTAAAGCATGAATTGTTAAGCAGGAGTCAAAATCCATTAAACAGTTGAGCGTATATCAGAATTTTTGCTAGAGTAAATCTGTAGCTGTGCTGAATTCAGtggaactatgctgatttacaccagctgagatctGGTCTTTTATCTTTATCATGGGCTAATAGATTTGGCCTATTAGAGTTCTACCACTGATGAATTTGACTCATATTTGTTAACTTCATTGTGGTCTTAAATAAAATCAATGCAGTGGTTTGACTTTTGTCTCTCATAAACATCAGTCTGTCCCACCCTCCATAATTCAAAGAAAAATCAATTGTAAAACCCCTACACTGAACTGCTGTGGAATTCAGATCCTaatgtttatttatttttgaagtcTAAGACTGATGAAGCACAATAGGGAATTGCATACTGGATTTCTCAGTACATTAGGCAGTCTGTgtgtaacaaacaaaaaaacaactagAGATTTCATTACTAACACATTTTCATTCCTTACTCATTAAACCTATGAACTTAACTCTATAAgtcaattttaattattttttatgttAATATAGCACTTTAAACCAGATATTGTGCTTGgatattattttcattatttcaaTATCTTGCTTCACAGTTTCAATATATTTATTAACATTCTTATTGCACTACTCTGCAAAATGGTAAAATAGTTTCAATTCATTAACTTTTCTCTGACTTCTCCATCTATCAAAGTGAAGTTGCAAGCTTGAATTGTATCATATAATTTGTGTAACAAGCCATTTGTAAATGATTGCATAGATCTGGTAGAACTTTCTAAATTGCAGTGCTATATTTTTAGCAATTTCCTACTATTGTGAAATAGACACATGGAACATCAATTGAAATATGTATATAAGTCTTTTTGAAATGTGAAAGAAGATTTTTTGTCTTGCCAGTGCTGTAGAAATTAGGACAATGAGGCATTAGTTGTAATATAAAACTTCACAGGTGACTTGAAAAAAATAGGAATTTCTGATTAACATTTCAAGTCTGAACAGTAAGGAAAATACACattcaaaaccaaaaataaaagcaGTCTTAATTTTTGATCTCTCTATTTCAATTCTTTTTCCATAAAGAACCACCGATAAACTATAAGTGCATATAGCCTTTCAGATTGCTGTTCAGAAATTATATTAAGGTTTATAAGAGAACAGAGAAAAGGTGAAACAATGGTATTGTAGATaactttattttaagaaaaaacataTAATTCCTAGTAAATTGATTGAAGTAAAGATTAAGCTATCCCTTTTAAATCCTGTTTGCATATGAGTAACCCAGCCACATTTTAACTTTATGTGCAGTTTTTAGTTTTGTGCACACCTGCTTCAATGTCTTCAAAAGAATGGCTATACTTACGACTATTCTAACAAAAAGAAATCTTAGTCCAATTCTACTTTCATTGACACTGATATAAATCAGATGACTGTTAAAATAAATTTGGGTGATAATTTCAGATGGCGTAAATTGATATCAGCATCTGAGGAGCTGGCCAACTATTGCTAAGTTATACCATTATA
Protein-coding regions in this window:
- the SLITRK1 gene encoding SLIT and NTRK-like protein 1 encodes the protein MLLWILLLETSLCFAAGNVTGDVCKEKICSCNEIEGDLHVDCEKKGFTSLHHFSAPTSQFYHLFLHGNSLTRLFPNEFANFYNAVSLHMENNGLHEIVPGAFLGLQLVKRLHINNNKIKSFRKQTFLGLDDLEYLQADFNLLRDIDPGAFRDLNKLEVLILNDNLISTLPANVFQYVPITHLDLRGNRLKTLPYEEVLEQIPGIAEILLEDNPWDCTCDLLSLKEWLENIPKNALIGRVICEAPTRLQGKDLNETSEQELCRKNRVDSSLAAPPAEEETCDPGPIPTPFKIHGKEDPATTGSAPNGGTKIPVNWQIKTRPTAAVSTMSVKNKLPASMPCPEICSCDQIPGSGLKVNCNERNVSSLVALKPKPSNVQELFLRDNKIHTIRKSHFLDYRKLNLLDLGNNNIATVENNTFKNLFELRWLYMDSNYLDTLSREKFTGLQNLEYLNVEFNEIQLIQPGTFNAMPKLRVLILNNNLLRSLPVDVFAGVSLSKLSIHNNYFMYLPVAGVLDQLTSITQIDLHGNPWDCSCPIVPFKQWAELLRPKVVMSDLRCESPEDFFKEDFESLSNDVICPQLKISPTASSNSKNSTGLAETGTHANSYLETSRVSISVLVPGLLLVFVTSAFTVVGMLVFILRNRKRSKRRDANSSASEINSLQTVCDSSYWHNGPYNADGAHRVYDCGSHSLSD